The window TTAATGTGCACTGATTTTTCCGATTTACTGTCTCTTTCATCTGCAAATGCACTGGGTCATTTTTGTGATCTTATAATTCCAAGTCTGTCAAACTAGCACTCTGTGCTTTCTGAAGTATTAATAGCCGCAGTCAACTAGTGTTTGACAGGTGCAAAGCCACATTTATTTGAATACACACAGGTAATGTTAGTTAGTAGGTGATTCATAGCGGCCTACTCTGTGGTTGAGCCAGTGGGCTGAGCTCTGGGAAAGCCACCAAcagcctctccctctctctcaaaGCTTGCACATATTCCTTCAACTCATCCACACAGTTGTTTAGctcatctgtgtgtttttgtagggTCTGTTTCTCATTTTGGAGCTTCAAACACAGGTCCTGATGGGGAAAAAATATAGGAGCATATACTACTTGGTTAAAACATGTCTTCTTTGGGTATTACTATGggtaaagtgcatttaaaagctCTGATCTACCTGCTGTTGAGTGAGCTGAGCCCGCAGTTCTTCcttctcctctgacatctgtTGCAGCTGACTCTGTAGGCCGATCTGCCTCTCATCTCTCTCCCCCAGCTGCTTCTGCAGCTCTTCACACTCTTCGTAGAGAGCGTCGACTCTCTCTAACAAAGACTTCTGCTTTGCCTGCATTGACTGGATTTCACAACCAAACAACACATGTATGAATCTATTTGATTACTGCTGTGTGACTCACACATAAGTGAGTCTGTCACAGTGCCCAGTGGAAAACAACTAATAATCAGGTGCTTGCTGTGATGCTGACCTCTTGCTGACGGCAGGCACTCTGGTACTTGGCTTTCTCCTTATCAAGCAGGAGCTGAATGTCGGAGATCTGACTCTCTAACTGCTGGATCCTGTGCTGCAGTTTAGAACAGGCCTCTTCCTCTATTTGTAAGGTGTTCAGACTCTCCTGCAGTCCTTTCTTTTCATGttctaacacacaaaaaaaatgcttagcctgcataaatatgtattttgtgtgtgttctgcaaaacatactttctttttttttaaatgaaagaaaggtTGTAGATTAATCTTAGGTGCGTGTCTTACCCAGTGCTTTTAAGGTATTTTGCTGCAATGCTATTTCCTCCTTCAGTTTGAAATTCATCTCTTCCAAGGACATAGTGTCTGTGTTCAAAAATGTGAAAGTAGAAAAGTGATTCCAGTGAATTCTCATCATGTTTATTCACAATTTCACTCACCCCTCTTATGTTGCTGTTGCTCCTCATGCAgccttttctctgtttctttaatGACTCTCTGTGCTTTCTGCAGCGAAAATTCAAGCTGGACTGAATTTATTTGAAGCTTTTCCTTCTCTTGATTGAAGTCTTTTTGTGCTCTTTCCAGCTGGGACCTGAATCTTTTCTGTTCCTCTTCTGCCACTGCTAGTCTGTCTTTAAGAGGCTGCACCGTACAGCGCACATCTTGAAGGTGTTTTTCCAGCCTGCGCGTGTCCCTGCGCTGTTCATTGGCCCACTGGGAAACATCGCCTGCTGTCATGCGTCCCAGCTCCAGAGAGTCATCCACAGCTGCTAAGAGAGGCTGCAGAGATGAGGGCAGGCCCTCGCTCTGAAGCAGGTCTACCAGAGCGTCTCTTGTCTTTCTCAAAAGAGTTTGCACTTGATGACACGCATCGCATGGAATGAGTGATGATTCGACAGTCTGGCAGCTTTTGTTTTGACTGCTAAACACAGGAGAGCATGGACTGCTGTGGGTGGGACTGGAGGATGTGAGATTCTGTGGGGAAATTTCAAATGTGCTCGTTGAAGACCAAGCAGACAAGCAACGGCTGCAAAAGTTGGTTCTTGAGCTCATTTGAGGTGAGACAGGTGATGCAGTGTTTGTCTCATCACTGTTTCTTTCCATCTGCCTTTTACTGAGTTCAGACTCCTAAGAAAGGAAAGACAACCTAAAGCACTGAGATCTATCAGTTAACTGGCAACATTATgccattatttttaattatgccTTCACTAAAATGAAGCAGTCTGCCTACCTTTATGTTGGCAAATTGAACTAAATTACTCCAGTAGTTTGTGACTATGAGACCAACTGACAGGCATCCCTTCTGTGGCGTTTGTTCTCTCCTGTGGCTGCCCCTCAGTCGGTCAATGTAAGCACTGGAGCTTTGTACAAGAAGCAGCAGTCTTGTTCAGCcagagagggaggggaagaacattttttaacaaTTATTATGTGTTTATGTAATGTAATGTCAATTTTTGCTGATTATTTCTTTTGTCAGTTTCAAGTTATTTCAGTGATTAGTGTGAGTTTTTCCTCCTTCAACAGAAGGGTACCAATGATTTTGTTCATGTCTATTCATCAAACAGCAGCATTATAAAGTTCACAGATGATACCGCAATCATTAGGCTGATCACTGATGGCATATAGAAAACAAAATGGCAGGACTGGTGGCTTGGTGTCAGCAAAATAATCTCTTCCTAAGTGCAGATAAGACCGACAACTCTTGATTTTTTTATGTGAAGAGAAGGATAAAGCAGCATACACACAGCAGACATCTGTGAGACAGGTAGAGAGGGTGAAAACCTTTAAATTCCAAGGGACACAAATTAAGGAAGATCTCACAACATCCAGAAGTTTCTCAAGAAATCACAGTAAAGACTGTACTTCCTAAGATGGCTGAGAAAGTGGCATGTCGACTAAAATCCTCattttttccagcatttttttttgcaactcAACATACAGTTGAGCGCATCATCACCACCTCAGTTACAGAGTGGTACTGGAAGCTGCACTGACAGGAAGGATCTCCAACGTGGGATAAAAACTGCACAGTCCATCACAGGAGCAGCCTTCACATCACTACACGGCATTTACACGACCAAGGGCTCACAACATTTTTAGAGACAATACACACCCACCACCTCTCCACACTTTTGCCCTCAGGTAGATTCTATAGGAGCCTGAAATCAAGCACTAATACTCTCTTCTAGCTGTTGGCCATCGGACTCCTGAATGAGACAATCAGCACTGCCCCGCTCCCACACCAACACTACTGTTGGCTGTTACTGTACTATCATTATCTGCTACTGCACTAATTTGTACAGGTCTGTTTGCAAACATCCACAAGGCATGGGCCCAACGGGACACTGGCAAAATAAGAATTTCATTGTACAGTGTAAACCGCGTTTATTTTCACTGTGTatgtaataataat is drawn from Maylandia zebra isolate NMK-2024a linkage group LG12, Mzebra_GT3a, whole genome shotgun sequence and contains these coding sequences:
- the ccdc157 gene encoding coiled-coil domain-containing protein 157 isoform X2, whose amino-acid sequence is MSQLLGSQDCIESLRKDLVDLQGAILDVFSRTGPLRFSSWKFPDKHSCNLDMVALLEQYDFVDGEDAFNQHSHIVLLELVVDRLLLLVQSSSAYIDRLRGSHRREQTPQKGCLSVGLIVTNYWSNLVQFANIKESELSKRQMERNSDETNTASPVSPQMSSRTNFCSRCLSAWSSTSTFEISPQNLTSSSPTHSSPCSPVFSSQNKSCQTVESSLIPCDACHQVQTLLRKTRDALVDLLQSEGLPSSLQPLLAAVDDSLELGRMTAGDVSQWANEQRRDTRRLEKHLQDVRCTVQPLKDRLAVAEEEQKRFRSQLERAQKDFNQEKEKLQINSVQLEFSLQKAQRVIKETEKRLHEEQQQHKRDTMSLEEMNFKLKEEIALQQNTLKALEHEKKGLQESLNTLQIEEEACSKLQHRIQQLESQISDIQLLLDKEKAKYQSACRQQESMQAKQKSLLERVDALYEECEELQKQLGERDERQIGLQSQLQQMSEEKEELRAQLTQQQDLCLKLQNEKQTLQKHTDELNNCVDELKEYVQALRERERLLVAFPELSPLAQPQSRPL
- the ccdc157 gene encoding coiled-coil domain-containing protein 157 isoform X1; the protein is MSQLLGSQDCIESLRKDLVDLQGAILDVFSRTGPLRFSSWKFPDKHSCNLDMVALLEQYDFVDGEDAFNQHSHIVLLELVVDRLLLLVQSSSAYIDRLRGSHRREQTPQKGCLSVGLIVTNYWSNLVQFANIKESELSKRQMERNSDETNTASPVSPQMSSRTNFCSRCLSAWSSTSTFEISPQNLTSSSPTHSSPCSPVFSSQNKSCQTVESSLIPCDACHQVQTLLRKTRDALVDLLQSEGLPSSLQPLLAAVDDSLELGRMTAGDVSQWANEQRRDTRRLEKHLQDVRCTVQPLKDRLAVAEEEQKRFRSQLERAQKDFNQEKEKLQINSVQLEFSLQKAQRVIKETEKRLHEEQQQHKRDTMSLEEMNFKLKEEIALQQNTLKALEHEKKGLQESLNTLQIEEEACSKLQHRIQQLESQISDIQLLLDKEKAKYQSACRQQESMQAKQKSLLERVDALYEECEELQKQLGERDERQIGLQSQLQQMSEEKEELRAQLTQQQDLCLKLQNEKQTLQKHTDELNNCVDELKEYVQALRERERLLVAFPELSPLAQPQSTGNVLLDMQQQLQANSIRINVLEQENSTLLRSLEKLGERAQHNASREASTQQTHTASLPSTPTEKRPAQSSDAARLGYVNRGKEAGGGESGVESEDRVSTSPSSIQIHLQTLHLNTACTAAKSPAKVHSPSQLYHSRAWNQRKK